A single window of Paenibacillus sp. FSL H8-0537 DNA harbors:
- the aroC gene encoding chorismate synthase, which yields MSLRYLTAGETHGPQLTAIIEGLPSNLTIDFEEINFQLHRRQKGHGRGRRMQIEKDTANIVGGVRHGRTTGAPVALIVENNDWKHWTSVMNIAPIEGGDEEKRRVHRPRPGHADLNGGLKYNLKDLRNVLERSSARETAARVAVGAVARQLLAEFGIKVGGQVIRIGEIEAPANQLPLDELIRLTEESPVRVVDKETEEKMTAYIDQIKAEGDSIGGVVECIIEGVPIGLGSHVQWDRKLDARIAGAVVSINAFKGCEIGIGFEAAKLRGSQVHDEILYTAQEGYTRATNRLGGFEGGMTNGEQIVVRGVMKPIPTLYKPLRSVDIDTKEPFTAQVERSDSCAVPAASVVMEHVVAFEVAKAFLEKFGGDSIEEIRSNLNQYLEQIGRY from the coding sequence TTGAGTTTACGATATTTGACAGCGGGGGAAACACATGGTCCCCAATTGACCGCCATTATTGAGGGTCTTCCTAGCAATTTAACCATTGATTTTGAGGAAATTAATTTTCAGCTTCACCGTCGCCAGAAAGGCCATGGCCGCGGTCGTCGCATGCAAATTGAGAAAGATACGGCAAACATTGTCGGCGGCGTTCGTCATGGTCGGACGACTGGCGCTCCTGTAGCGCTAATCGTTGAGAACAATGACTGGAAGCATTGGACAAGCGTAATGAACATCGCCCCGATCGAAGGCGGAGATGAAGAGAAGCGCCGGGTACACCGTCCGCGTCCTGGACATGCGGATTTGAACGGCGGTTTGAAATATAATTTGAAGGATCTTCGCAACGTACTGGAGCGCTCCAGTGCCCGCGAGACAGCAGCACGCGTAGCGGTGGGAGCGGTAGCACGTCAGCTTCTTGCTGAATTCGGCATTAAAGTAGGCGGACAGGTTATTCGCATTGGCGAGATTGAAGCGCCGGCAAACCAATTGCCGCTGGATGAGCTCATTCGCCTTACGGAAGAATCGCCTGTGCGCGTCGTTGATAAAGAAACCGAAGAGAAGATGACCGCGTACATTGACCAAATTAAAGCCGAAGGAGATTCCATCGGCGGCGTGGTTGAGTGCATTATTGAGGGCGTGCCAATTGGACTTGGAAGCCATGTGCAATGGGACCGCAAGCTGGATGCGCGCATCGCTGGTGCCGTCGTTTCGATTAATGCCTTCAAAGGCTGCGAAATCGGCATCGGCTTTGAAGCGGCGAAGCTGCGCGGCTCGCAGGTGCATGACGAGATTTTGTACACTGCACAGGAAGGTTATACGAGAGCGACGAACCGTCTGGGCGGATTCGAGGGCGGTATGACCAATGGCGAGCAAATCGTTGTCCGTGGCGTAATGAAGCCAATTCCAACGCTGTACAAGCCGCTTCGCAGCGTGGATATTGACACGAAAGAGCCATTCACAGCGCAAGTAGAACGTTCCGACAGCTGTGCAGTTCCGGCAGCTAGCGTTGTGATGGAGCATGTTGTGGCTTTTGAAGTAGCGAAAGCATTTCTTGAGAAGTTCGGCGGCGACTCCATTGAGGAAATCCGCTCGAACCTGAATCAATACCTAGAGCAAATAGGCAGGTATTAA
- the trpB gene encoding tryptophan synthase subunit beta, with protein MNRVPDENGRFGKFGGRYVPETLMNALLELEEAYNHYSKDESFQEEIRNLLHKYSGRPTSLYYAERLSEQLGGAKIYLKREDLNHTGAHKINNTIGQGVLAKRMGKTKIIAETGAGQHGVASATIAALLGLECKVFMGEEDMKRQQLNVFRMQLLGAEVVPVLSGTRTLKDACNETLRYWVSHVDDTYYILGSATGPHPYPMIVRDFQRIIGDESRKQIVAEEGRLPDYVVAAVGGGSNAIGIFYPFIEDAAVRLIGVEAAGRGVETDEHAATMTKGRHGVFQGSLSYVLQDDNGQVLPAHSISAGLDYPGIGPEHSYLKDSGRAEYFPITDDEAMDALQLLSRTEGIIPALESAHAIAQTVKLAPTLAKDQIIVVSLSGRGDKDVETIMSKLGGAVDESH; from the coding sequence ATGAACCGAGTACCGGATGAAAATGGTCGTTTCGGCAAGTTTGGCGGCCGTTATGTTCCCGAGACGTTGATGAACGCACTGCTTGAGCTGGAGGAAGCGTACAACCACTATTCCAAGGATGAATCCTTCCAAGAGGAAATCCGCAATCTGCTGCATAAATATTCGGGCAGACCTACCTCGCTCTATTATGCAGAGCGTCTGAGCGAGCAGCTTGGCGGCGCAAAAATTTATTTGAAGCGCGAGGATTTGAACCATACGGGCGCCCACAAAATCAACAATACAATCGGTCAGGGCGTCCTGGCGAAGCGCATGGGCAAAACGAAAATTATTGCTGAAACTGGCGCAGGCCAGCATGGGGTTGCTTCGGCAACGATTGCGGCATTGCTTGGACTGGAATGCAAAGTATTTATGGGCGAGGAAGATATGAAGCGCCAGCAGCTCAATGTTTTCCGTATGCAGCTGCTTGGAGCGGAAGTCGTGCCGGTTCTTTCGGGAACGCGCACACTTAAGGATGCCTGTAATGAAACGCTCCGCTACTGGGTTAGCCATGTAGACGATACTTATTATATTTTGGGTTCAGCGACAGGGCCGCATCCGTATCCGATGATCGTCCGCGATTTTCAGCGGATTATCGGTGACGAATCGCGCAAGCAAATTGTGGCAGAGGAAGGGCGCCTGCCGGATTATGTAGTAGCAGCGGTTGGCGGCGGCAGCAATGCAATCGGTATTTTTTACCCGTTCATTGAAGATGCGGCTGTGCGTTTGATCGGTGTTGAAGCTGCGGGACGCGGAGTAGAGACCGATGAGCATGCGGCTACCATGACGAAAGGCCGTCATGGCGTATTTCAGGGCTCGCTGAGCTATGTGCTGCAGGATGACAACGGACAAGTGCTGCCGGCGCATTCCATTTCGGCAGGTCTCGACTATCCAGGCATTGGCCCTGAGCATTCGTATTTGAAGGATTCGGGCCGGGCGGAATATTTTCCGATTACGGACGATGAAGCAATGGACGCTTTGCAGCTGCTGTCGCGTACAGAAGGCATCATTCCAGCGCTGGAGTCGGCGCATGCGATTGCCCAGACGGTCAAGCTGGCACCAACGCTTGCTAAAGATCAAATTATTGTCGTCAGCCTGTCCGGCCGCGGCGATAAAGATGTAGAGACGATTATGAGCAAGCTGGGAGGCGCAGTCGATGAATCTCATTGA
- the trpD gene encoding anthranilate phosphoribosyltransferase, producing MTNSLTPITMQSALTKLIGSEHLSREEARSVMDIIMNGEATPVQIAGVVTALRMKGETKDEITGFAQAMRAHSSHVQTEQEGLLDTCGTGGSGIHKFNISTSSAIIAAAAGIRVAKHGNRAMSGKAGSADVLEALGVQITLTPEQAEECLKQVGICFMFAQLYHPSLRHASVPRKELGIRTIFNMLGPLTNPAGADRQLIGLYDAKKTDTVASVLAELGVKRAMVVSSNDGLDEISISAPTRVSELRSGEVRTYEITPEELGLTRYPISEVLGGDPAANAAIIRGIFSGEQRGAYRDIVLANAGACIYVGGAAASLTDGVKIAADMIDSGLAEQKLLGLIQTTGELTHVFG from the coding sequence ATGACAAACAGCCTGACACCGATTACGATGCAAAGCGCGTTAACTAAATTAATCGGCAGCGAGCATTTGTCACGGGAAGAAGCCCGCTCCGTTATGGATATTATTATGAACGGCGAAGCGACGCCGGTTCAAATTGCAGGCGTGGTGACTGCGCTGCGCATGAAGGGCGAGACGAAGGACGAAATTACGGGCTTTGCCCAGGCGATGCGGGCGCATTCGAGCCATGTGCAGACCGAGCAGGAGGGGCTGCTTGATACGTGCGGCACAGGCGGCTCCGGTATTCATAAATTCAATATATCGACGTCCTCGGCGATTATTGCGGCGGCAGCGGGCATTCGCGTAGCCAAGCATGGCAACCGTGCAATGTCGGGCAAAGCGGGCAGCGCTGATGTGCTGGAGGCGCTGGGCGTGCAAATTACGCTCACGCCGGAGCAGGCGGAGGAATGTCTGAAGCAGGTCGGCATTTGCTTCATGTTCGCGCAGCTGTACCATCCATCGCTTCGCCATGCTTCTGTTCCACGTAAAGAGCTGGGCATTCGGACGATTTTTAATATGCTGGGCCCGCTGACGAATCCTGCTGGTGCTGATCGCCAGCTAATCGGCTTGTATGATGCTAAGAAAACGGACACCGTCGCTTCGGTGCTGGCAGAGCTTGGCGTCAAACGCGCGATGGTCGTGAGCAGCAACGACGGGCTGGACGAAATCAGCATTTCGGCGCCAACTAGAGTATCGGAGCTGCGAAGCGGCGAGGTTCGCACGTATGAAATTACGCCGGAGGAGTTGGGCTTGACCCGCTATCCGATCAGCGAGGTGCTGGGCGGCGATCCTGCGGCCAATGCGGCGATTATTCGCGGCATATTCAGCGGAGAGCAGCGCGGCGCTTATCGCGATATCGTGCTTGCGAATGCAGGGGCTTGCATTTATGTGGGCGGAGCTGCTGCGAGCTTGACAGATGGTGTTAAAATCGCGGCGGACATGATTGATTCCGGATTAGCCGAGCAAAAGCTGCTGGGCCTCATTCAAACGACAGGAGAGCTGACCCATGTTTTTGGATAA
- a CDS encoding phosphoribosylanthranilate isomerase codes for MQTTPRIKICGLKTVETIQQMDGLPFHDIGFIFAASKRQVLPAQAAELVAAVHSLKAAAGQRPQTVGVFVNPALAELRETLATAPLDVVQLHGSETPAFCQAVREQFAVKVWKVFSIRNEAVVQSEDSTGKGADKGTDAHTSADEAAARLSPYAGKVDAVLIDTAGGGTGKAFNWEVIDDYQAAAAQLNVPLYVAGGLNPDNVQELLAAYAPSGLDVSSGVETDGVKDIEKIRLFVRKVMQR; via the coding sequence ATGCAGACGACTCCCCGTATTAAAATTTGCGGCCTGAAGACTGTGGAGACGATTCAGCAAATGGACGGATTGCCGTTCCATGATATTGGATTTATATTTGCGGCTAGCAAGCGTCAAGTGCTTCCTGCGCAAGCAGCAGAGCTGGTTGCGGCAGTACACAGCTTGAAGGCGGCAGCGGGGCAGCGTCCCCAAACCGTCGGCGTATTCGTCAATCCTGCGCTTGCGGAGCTGCGCGAGACGCTGGCTACTGCTCCGCTCGATGTGGTACAGCTGCATGGCAGCGAAACGCCTGCTTTTTGCCAAGCGGTCCGTGAGCAATTTGCGGTTAAGGTGTGGAAGGTGTTTTCTATACGTAATGAAGCGGTTGTTCAGTCTGAGGATTCCACAGGCAAGGGCGCTGACAAGGGCACGGATGCTCATACAAGTGCCGATGAGGCGGCTGCCCGACTCTCTCCTTATGCTGGCAAGGTCGATGCTGTATTGATCGACACAGCCGGGGGAGGTACGGGCAAAGCGTTCAACTGGGAGGTTATCGACGACTACCAAGCTGCGGCAGCACAGTTGAATGTGCCGCTTTATGTAGCGGGCGGTCTAAACCCGGACAACGTACAGGAATTGTTAGCTGCGTACGCTCCGAGTGGCCTTGATGTGTCCAGCGGAGTAGAGACGGACGGCGTTAAAGATATTGAGAAAATTAGATTATTCGTCAGAAAGGTGATGCAACGATGA
- a CDS encoding protein-glutamate O-methyltransferase CheR, with the protein MTDDRDFATFIQKMRDKTNIDLSQYKEAQMKRRLTTLRMKHGFQTFDEYWRKLENDRTLMNEFLDRMTINVSEFWRNPNRWEVLKNQFFPEMLQNNSRLKIWSAACSTGEEPYTLAMILTEIGAIGKSSIMATDLDNIVLQKAQEGIYLERSLKDVPPVFRQKYFAPDHGAFAVSNDLKKSIQFKQQNMLHDTFDSGFDLIVCRNVMIYFTEDAKRILYHKFAKALKPGGILFVGSTEQIFSPAQYGFDTADTFFYRKTSN; encoded by the coding sequence ATGACGGACGATCGGGATTTTGCAACTTTTATCCAGAAGATGAGAGATAAGACCAACATTGATTTATCGCAATATAAGGAAGCACAGATGAAACGCAGGCTCACGACGCTGCGCATGAAGCATGGATTCCAGACTTTCGATGAATACTGGAGAAAGCTGGAGAATGACCGGACTTTGATGAATGAATTTCTCGACCGGATGACGATTAACGTCTCGGAGTTTTGGCGTAACCCGAATCGGTGGGAAGTGCTGAAAAATCAGTTTTTTCCAGAAATGCTGCAAAACAACAGCCGCCTGAAAATTTGGAGCGCGGCGTGCTCAACGGGCGAGGAGCCTTATACGCTCGCGATGATTTTGACGGAGATTGGCGCGATTGGCAAATCGTCGATTATGGCAACGGATCTGGATAATATCGTGCTGCAGAAGGCGCAGGAAGGCATTTATTTAGAGCGTTCGCTTAAGGATGTGCCGCCAGTATTCCGTCAAAAATATTTTGCTCCAGATCATGGGGCCTTTGCCGTATCGAATGATTTGAAAAAATCAATCCAGTTCAAGCAGCAAAATATGCTGCATGATACGTTTGACAGCGGATTCGACCTCATTGTATGCCGCAATGTTATGATTTATTTTACCGAGGACGCGAAGCGCATTTTGTACCACAAGTTTGCAAAAGCTTTGAAGCCGGGCGGCATTTTGTTCGTCGGCAGCACGGAACAGATTTTTTCGCCGGCCCAGTATGGCTTTGATACGGCGGATACGTTCTTTTACAGAAAAACGAGCAATTAA
- the aroB gene encoding 3-dehydroquinate synthase, translated as MRELTVDLGERSYPIYIGEGLLQEAPSFFEKHGISKKSPLLIISDDKVAPHYLEPLANALSAAGFQPSTAIVPSGESSKSLAMLEDLVTHALKAGLDRKSAIVALGGGVVGDLAGFVAASYMRGVKFIQIPTTILAHDSSVGGKVAVNHPLAKNIIGAFHQPEMVLYDLNTLQTLPPRDVSAGLSEVVKHGFIWDDAFVQWCDENSERLLALDPEALGYALYKGCSVKAAVVSKDERENDLRAILNLGHTIGHALEAVAGYGELLHGEAISIGMIGSAKLGLRYGAPEDVYTTTKRVLAKCGLPVKLPEHFDVDAIMEAMMHDKKFSESTMIFVVPTAIGEVEIKKDVPASWVREIVEELKQEAE; from the coding sequence ATGAGAGAGCTAACGGTTGATTTAGGCGAGCGCTCTTATCCAATCTATATCGGGGAGGGTCTCCTGCAGGAGGCTCCCTCTTTTTTCGAAAAGCATGGCATTAGCAAAAAATCTCCGCTGTTAATCATCTCGGATGACAAGGTGGCGCCCCATTATTTGGAGCCGCTTGCAAATGCGCTAAGCGCAGCAGGTTTCCAGCCGTCGACAGCAATCGTACCGTCGGGTGAAAGCTCGAAGTCTTTGGCGATGCTGGAGGATTTGGTTACTCATGCGCTGAAGGCTGGGCTTGACCGCAAGTCGGCGATCGTTGCCCTTGGCGGCGGCGTAGTTGGCGATTTGGCTGGTTTCGTAGCAGCGTCTTATATGCGCGGCGTGAAATTCATTCAAATTCCGACGACGATTTTGGCGCATGACAGCAGTGTTGGCGGCAAAGTGGCAGTCAACCACCCGCTGGCGAAAAATATTATCGGCGCTTTCCATCAACCGGAAATGGTGCTTTATGATTTGAATACGCTTCAGACGCTGCCGCCGCGTGACGTTTCTGCAGGCTTATCGGAAGTGGTCAAACACGGCTTCATCTGGGACGACGCTTTCGTGCAGTGGTGCGATGAAAACTCCGAGCGTCTGCTGGCGCTTGATCCAGAAGCACTCGGCTATGCCTTGTACAAGGGCTGCAGTGTAAAAGCGGCTGTCGTATCCAAGGATGAGCGCGAGAATGACCTGCGTGCGATTCTGAATTTGGGCCATACAATTGGACATGCGCTGGAGGCTGTAGCTGGCTATGGCGAGCTGCTTCATGGCGAGGCGATCTCCATCGGCATGATTGGCTCGGCCAAGCTTGGCCTACGTTATGGAGCGCCAGAGGACGTCTATACAACAACGAAGCGCGTGCTTGCGAAATGCGGGCTTCCGGTGAAGCTGCCGGAGCACTTCGATGTGGACGCGATTATGGAAGCGATGATGCATGACAAAAAGTTCAGCGAAAGCACTATGATTTTCGTAGTGCCGACGGCGATCGGCGAAGTGGAAATCAAGAAGGATGTACCGGCGTCATGGGTTCGGGAAATCGTGGAGGAATTGAAACAGGAGGCCGAGTAA
- the trpC gene encoding indole-3-glycerol phosphate synthase TrpC translates to MFLDKIVVTKREEVEALSATFQLAEYERTIAERAPCRGFERALTAGRKRTVGLIAEVKKASPSKGLIRPEFHPAELAAAYEQAGADCISVLTDRQYFQGANEYLTLVKDTVSIPLLRKDFIIDYRQVYEARVIGADAILLIAAILTKQQMSELYDTAVSLGMDVLVEVHNREELEAVLELNKATLIGVNNRDLKSFVTDLRTTEQLIGLMPQGVTVISESGIAGPADMDYLQGIGAQGVLIGEHFMRQADAGQAIIDLMGPVGR, encoded by the coding sequence ATGTTTTTGGATAAAATCGTAGTAACAAAACGCGAAGAGGTTGAAGCATTATCGGCCACATTCCAATTAGCGGAATATGAGCGGACGATTGCCGAGCGTGCTCCGTGCCGCGGCTTTGAGCGTGCATTGACTGCGGGCCGCAAGCGCACCGTTGGACTCATTGCCGAGGTGAAAAAAGCCTCGCCTTCTAAAGGGCTGATTCGCCCTGAGTTTCACCCGGCGGAGCTGGCAGCTGCTTATGAGCAGGCCGGCGCGGATTGTATTTCCGTGCTGACGGATCGGCAATATTTTCAAGGGGCAAATGAGTATTTGACGCTCGTGAAGGATACGGTCAGCATTCCGCTGCTCCGCAAGGACTTTATTATTGATTACCGTCAGGTGTACGAGGCGAGAGTCATTGGGGCGGATGCGATTTTGCTCATTGCGGCGATATTGACGAAGCAGCAGATGTCTGAGCTGTATGATACAGCTGTTTCGCTTGGCATGGATGTGCTGGTCGAGGTGCATAATCGCGAGGAGCTGGAGGCGGTGCTTGAGCTGAATAAAGCGACGCTTATCGGAGTCAATAATCGCGATCTGAAAAGCTTTGTCACCGATCTGCGTACAACGGAGCAGCTGATCGGCTTGATGCCGCAAGGTGTGACCGTTATTAGCGAAAGCGGCATTGCCGGTCCGGCAGATATGGATTATTTGCAAGGTATTGGCGCGCAAGGGGTTCTAATTGGCGAACATTTCATGCGCCAGGCTGATGCAGGTCAGGCTATTATCGATTTGATGGGTCCGGTGGGCCGCTAG
- the trpE gene encoding anthranilate synthase component I, with product MNSELQQVVKLSEEYNLIPIVRYMMADTETPIRLFQHFAKEKHAFLLESVEGGVKWARYSFIGTDPFMMLYGKNGEMIFEKNGEKISFDDKPLSLLKDHLRYYRSPAMSHLPPFTGGAIGFFGYDLLQYYEKLPAHRIDDLQMNDLQFMFCDQVIVFDHFKQQLQIIGNVHVPKEKTQTGIVQSYGVEEAYNAAVAKIEATVERLQQQVKIPVPIGAGVPTMPEVGDVQSNLTKEQFIANVDKAKEYIRAGDIFQVVLSQRFSIETDVDPLHVYRVLRTMNPSPYMYYLKMGEEVIVGTSPEALVKVDGSKVETRPIAGTRPRGKTPEEDLALEQDLLADEKERAEHLMLVDLGRNDIGRVSEFGSVKCDSFMEIERYSHVMHIVSNVTGKLREDKDFYDAFLSCLPAGTVSGAPKLRAMEIIAELENEARGAYAGAIGYLGFGGSLDTCITIRTIIFKNGKAYVQSGAGIVWDSVPESEYTETVNKAKALLTAIRAAEQLFGKPGDARDQSFNAINSDYYIKAGEGFVQ from the coding sequence ATGAATAGTGAATTACAGCAAGTGGTCAAGCTCTCTGAGGAATACAATCTCATTCCGATCGTTCGTTATATGATGGCGGATACGGAGACGCCGATTCGGCTGTTTCAGCATTTTGCCAAGGAAAAGCATGCATTTCTGCTTGAAAGTGTAGAGGGCGGCGTGAAATGGGCGCGTTATTCGTTCATTGGAACCGATCCATTTATGATGCTGTATGGCAAAAACGGCGAAATGATTTTTGAGAAAAATGGTGAAAAAATCAGCTTCGACGATAAGCCGCTAAGCTTGCTGAAGGATCATCTTCGTTACTATCGCAGTCCGGCGATGTCCCATCTTCCGCCGTTTACGGGCGGGGCTATCGGGTTTTTCGGCTACGATTTGCTGCAATATTATGAGAAGCTTCCAGCCCACCGGATTGATGATTTGCAAATGAATGATTTGCAGTTTATGTTCTGCGATCAGGTCATTGTGTTCGACCACTTCAAGCAGCAGCTGCAAATTATCGGCAATGTGCATGTGCCGAAGGAGAAGACGCAGACGGGCATTGTTCAGTCCTACGGCGTCGAGGAAGCTTATAACGCAGCAGTTGCCAAAATCGAAGCGACGGTCGAGCGCCTGCAGCAGCAGGTGAAAATCCCCGTGCCAATCGGTGCTGGCGTGCCTACTATGCCCGAGGTTGGCGATGTGCAGTCCAATTTGACGAAGGAGCAGTTCATCGCCAATGTCGACAAAGCGAAGGAGTACATTCGCGCAGGCGATATTTTCCAGGTGGTACTGTCCCAGCGCTTCAGCATTGAGACGGATGTTGATCCGCTGCATGTGTACCGCGTACTTCGCACGATGAACCCTTCACCGTACATGTATTATTTGAAAATGGGTGAAGAGGTGATCGTTGGAACATCGCCGGAGGCGCTCGTTAAAGTAGATGGCAGCAAGGTGGAAACCCGCCCAATCGCCGGAACGCGCCCTCGCGGCAAAACGCCGGAGGAGGATCTGGCGCTGGAGCAGGATCTGCTGGCAGATGAGAAGGAGCGGGCGGAGCATCTGATGCTCGTTGACCTAGGTCGCAACGACATTGGCCGTGTATCCGAGTTCGGATCGGTGAAATGCGATTCCTTCATGGAAATCGAGCGTTATTCCCACGTTATGCATATCGTTTCGAATGTGACGGGCAAGCTGCGGGAGGATAAGGATTTTTACGATGCGTTTCTCTCTTGTCTTCCTGCCGGCACCGTATCCGGCGCACCAAAGCTGCGGGCGATGGAAATTATTGCGGAGCTTGAAAATGAAGCTCGCGGCGCTTACGCTGGAGCGATTGGTTATTTAGGCTTCGGCGGTTCGCTCGACACCTGCATCACGATTCGGACGATCATTTTCAAAAATGGCAAAGCCTACGTGCAGAGCGGGGCAGGCATCGTCTGGGATTCCGTTCCGGAGAGCGAATATACCGAAACGGTGAATAAAGCGAAAGCGCTGCTGACGGCCATTCGGGCCGCTGAGCAGCTGTTCGGCAAGCCAGGAGACGCTCGCGATCAGAGCTTCAATGCCATTAATAGCGATTATTACATTAAAGCAGGGGAGGGTTTCGTACAATGA
- the aroH gene encoding chorismate mutase — MSVRGIRGAITVDTNEKEPILKATLEMLHAIVADNDVQPDDICSVFITVTNDLDDAFPAVAIRQMSGWELVPLMCALEVPVKGSLARCIRLMVTVNTDKTQAEIKHVYLGGAQVLRPDLTQS, encoded by the coding sequence ATGAGCGTTAGGGGAATTCGCGGGGCAATTACCGTCGATACAAACGAGAAAGAGCCTATTTTAAAAGCAACACTTGAAATGCTGCATGCCATTGTCGCAGACAATGATGTTCAGCCTGACGATATTTGCAGCGTATTTATTACGGTGACGAATGATTTGGATGATGCGTTCCCTGCTGTGGCCATTCGCCAAATGAGCGGCTGGGAGCTTGTTCCACTCATGTGCGCGCTGGAAGTGCCAGTCAAGGGAAGCCTTGCACGCTGCATAAGGCTTATGGTTACCGTGAATACGGATAAAACGCAAGCCGAAATTAAACATGTGTACTTGGGAGGAGCCCAGGTGCTTCGTCCAGATTTAACGCAATCCTAA
- the fabZ gene encoding 3-hydroxyacyl-ACP dehydratase FabZ gives MFDIEKIKEVVPHRYPFLLVDRILEIDEGKKAVGIKNVTINEPYFIGHFPDYPVMPGVLIVEALAQVGGIVTSKGESSKIGLLTGIDNCRFKRQVKPGDQLILTFEVTRIKGQIVKGKGVATVNNELVCEAEIMFAFSSI, from the coding sequence ATGTTTGATATTGAAAAAATAAAAGAGGTAGTTCCTCATAGATATCCCTTTCTTTTGGTTGATAGAATCTTGGAAATTGATGAGGGTAAAAAAGCTGTTGGAATTAAAAATGTGACAATCAATGAACCTTATTTCATTGGTCATTTTCCCGACTATCCCGTTATGCCTGGAGTCTTAATTGTAGAAGCACTGGCGCAGGTCGGTGGTATCGTTACGTCTAAAGGAGAAAGCAGTAAAATAGGATTATTGACTGGTATTGATAATTGTCGATTCAAGAGGCAAGTAAAACCAGGAGACCAACTTATTCTTACATTCGAAGTAACTCGAATCAAGGGGCAGATAGTTAAAGGAAAAGGCGTCGCCACGGTAAACAATGAACTGGTTTGTGAAGCCGAAATAATGTTTGCATTCAGCTCGATTTAG
- the trpA gene encoding tryptophan synthase subunit alpha translates to MNLIDTVFTKLREEKRTALIPFITVGDPDLKTSLAIIKQLEESGADLIELGVPYSDPLADGPVIQRASERALRSSITLRDCIEAAAQAREAGVKLPFILFTYFNPVLQFGLEAFMELVKNKDISGLIIPDLPIEEDAEVRQLAEAAGIHLIPLVAPTSKDRVVRISQKAKGFVYCVSSLGVTGVRAEFHSGIDDFLATVREATDLPIAVGFGISSREQVERFSKQCDGVVVGSAIVRKIEESIPLLAEEKTRAEGLKQIGEFVAGLKG, encoded by the coding sequence ATGAATCTCATTGATACGGTATTTACAAAGCTACGTGAGGAAAAGCGTACCGCGCTGATCCCTTTTATAACGGTGGGGGATCCTGACCTCAAAACCTCACTGGCGATTATTAAGCAGCTGGAGGAGTCTGGCGCTGATCTAATCGAGCTGGGCGTTCCTTATTCTGACCCGCTCGCCGATGGTCCGGTTATTCAACGGGCTTCCGAGCGCGCCTTGAGAAGCAGCATTACGCTTCGCGACTGTATTGAAGCGGCAGCGCAAGCACGCGAAGCTGGCGTGAAGCTGCCTTTCATCCTGTTCACCTATTTCAATCCGGTGCTGCAGTTCGGTCTGGAAGCCTTTATGGAGTTGGTGAAAAATAAAGATATCAGCGGTTTGATCATTCCCGATCTGCCGATTGAAGAGGATGCCGAGGTCCGCCAGCTGGCGGAAGCCGCGGGCATTCACCTTATTCCGCTTGTCGCTCCGACCTCCAAGGATCGGGTCGTACGTATTTCGCAAAAGGCGAAAGGCTTCGTCTATTGCGTCTCCTCGCTAGGCGTAACGGGCGTGCGCGCCGAATTCCACAGTGGGATCGACGATTTCCTCGCTACCGTGCGGGAAGCGACTGATCTGCCGATCGCCGTTGGCTTTGGCATTTCGAGCCGCGAGCAAGTGGAGCGTTTCTCCAAGCAATGTGATGGTGTTGTGGTAGGCAGTGCAATTGTACGCAAAATAGAAGAATCCATTCCGCTGCTTGCAGAGGAGAAGACCCGCGCAGAGGGCTTGAAGCAGATCGGCGAGTTTGTAGCCGGGCTCAAAGGCTAG
- the ndk gene encoding nucleoside-diphosphate kinase, whose protein sequence is MERTFLMIKPDGVQRGLIGEIMSRFERKGLQLVAAKFMTVSQELAQKHYEEHEGKPFYEPLLAFITSGPVFAMVWQGDNVIALTRALIGKTNAVDALPGTIRSDFAVHTNFNLIHGSDSPENAVREISIFFTPEQLVDYEQTMQRWV, encoded by the coding sequence GTGGAAAGAACTTTTTTGATGATTAAGCCTGACGGTGTTCAACGTGGCCTCATTGGTGAAATTATGTCGCGCTTTGAGCGTAAAGGGCTTCAATTGGTTGCAGCCAAGTTTATGACTGTAAGTCAGGAGCTTGCCCAAAAGCATTACGAGGAGCATGAAGGCAAGCCTTTTTATGAGCCGCTTCTAGCATTTATTACTTCTGGTCCCGTGTTTGCGATGGTTTGGCAAGGCGATAACGTCATTGCGCTAACCCGTGCTTTAATTGGCAAGACGAACGCAGTGGATGCGCTTCCAGGCACCATTCGCTCTGATTTTGCTGTACATACGAATTTTAATTTGATTCATGGCTCCGACTCGCCCGAAAATGCCGTGCGGGAAATTTCCATTTTCTTCACTCCTGAACAGCTTGTGGACTACGAACAAACGATGCAGCGCTGGGTTTAG